Sequence from the Alosa sapidissima isolate fAloSap1 chromosome 21, fAloSap1.pri, whole genome shotgun sequence genome:
ggtcgagacaggaccaatcgtcaaaatttcggtgtccaccactctagttcatccaaaacaaaccagaaaagggactcaaagtgctaaataagTAATAAGTGCTTTAAGATATGCTGTAACGTTTGTGTATACCAAATGGACTCAtttaggaacacacacacacacagatgcacacatgtgcaagcCCACATTCTCAGACATTCTCCATTTTCTAATTAGCTCTTCCACAGCCACACATAAATTTATGATCAGACATGTTCTCACAGTTTCTGCACTCTTCTCTCAACATGTTTCACACAAATTCTATTATTTTCacttatagacacacacacacacacacacacacacacacacacacacacacacacgcagacacacacacatagagagagaggtcttTATCCTCTTGTTTGATTCTGTTGTTTCATGTTGAGGCATGCTTGTGGTTTTACACAGATGTGCTGAAGTCAATTTCTAAATGTACAtggttgtgattgtgtgtgtgtgtgtgggagcatattgtgtgtaattttttttccatacccccaaacacacacacacacacacacacacacacacactgcacacacacacacacacacacacacacacacacacacacacacacacacacacacacacacacacactgcacagtaaGCAAACCAAGGGTTACCAATAACCTCAACAGCATGTCAAAACCATTAAAAAGTAGTATTTATTTTCAAGTGTGATGTTTTGAAGTGAGTTCCTCTCTAGACAGGAAACACTCTTTCCATGCTCTCTAGTTCTCCTGTCTGATCCCTCATTCACTGAGGCAATGGACTGAGCCAGGTTTCCTGTTAACcaaaccccccaacacacacacacacacaggcctaaacTCCCCTTTTGTGGGTCCAGCATCCTGAATTGAGGGCCTTGTTTGAACTTTGTGCAGTAAAGTGTTTTCCCAGACCTCGAGACCCCCTCTACTGCAGACTAAATGCAAcaacatttatttcaaaaactAAAAGGATGAAGCCAAGGGGCCAAATGAGAGGGTCTCTAGACTCAACACTGAGTGACAGAATCCATTCAACACATTTCCAGAATACATATTTGAAGGTCAAGGAAAAGGTATTCAAAGCGAGTGCAATAAGTATAGCTTTAATTGTTTGCAGGTCCATCAGTCAAATACTGGCATCCTCTATGGGAAGTATGTGTGCATAGTAAATAATGTTGGCGCAACCCACTTATTCTTCACCTTCCGCAGTCACATGAAGCGCGATGGAATGCTTTGAGTCTTTGGCATGCTGTCAAACATTTTCAAAGAGTGCCGGTttcttcaaatgtgtcaatggcACAGCCCTTTTAGATGCTTCAGATAGTGGCAGACTGGGGCTTGACCCTCCACACTGTGACATTGCAGCGCCAGTTCAGCCGGTCACAAGGGCCACGCTAACTTTAGGCCCTTGGTCCACAGACATGCTGGGGAGTGGGGAGGAGGGGCTGACCCAGAAAGAGGGATGCAGgctggggaaggggggggggggggtccagtcaGGATTACAGAGAAAAGTGGCATGCTGGGGTGATAAGAGGAGAGAGTCAGACAGTGGACGGTCAGTGAAAGTATAACAGAAGATTGCTAATGTGCTGAAGGGCACCCGCCTCCATTGATTACCAGTTAGGTACGTTCTCACACAAGACCTGAAATTAACTTGCATGATGCTCTAACTGCTGTTGAAGAACAAGACCTAAAATGAACTTGCATGATGCTCTAATGGCTGTTGTAGAACAACACCTGAAATGAACTTGCATGATGCTCTAATGGCTGTTGTAGAACAACACCTGAAATGAACTTGCATGATGCTCCAACTTCTGTTGTAGAACAAGACCTAAAATGAGCTCACATTATGCTTCAGCTGCTGTTGTAGAACAAGTCCTAAAATGAGCTTGCACAATGCTCCATGCACGACATGTCTAACATCAGGTCTGTGGGGTCATTGTTTTAGTAATCTGTGACTTAACGGTCTTCTTGCGGAACTCTGCTCTCAGTGAATTTAAAAAGAGACATGAACTTCAGAAACATAAAGCCAAGAATGATATGGAGACCACTAAACCACAAAAAGTACTCAGGAAACTGTTTATTTGCCTAGTAAACATCCagagcgcaaacacacacaaacagaatgtAATGGTAAGTGAAATATATGAGGATTCTACTGTTGTCAAaatagagaaagaagaaaaaatagtATACAAAATTTATAAGTGTGAGCTCATGGGGGAAGTGTTAAATCTTTTGCAAAACATGTTCCTGCTCTCAGTGCTCTGTTCATCTTCCAGAAGTTTCCTCTCTTCAAAATTCTTTTTAGAATTGGGTCAGTTGAATCCCGAGGTCCGCAGCGCTTTTGCAGAGTTGGAGCAGACCACAGCCTGCTTTATGTGATCCTCGCtacccttttcttctctctaaCCAGAGGAAGTCTGGAGATGCAATCGAAGGGCTTGAGGAGAGTAGCGCCCGTCCTCCAAGGACAAAAAGCATTTGGGTTCCACTGCATGTTAGCGACAAAGCTGGCAAAAACAGCTTGcattttgtttttgctgttGGAGTTCTCTTTTTTCGTTATCCCTTTTCCCCTTATTACAATGATGTTTATGTCCCCACTCCCGCATCCctccataaaaaaaacacccccAATATTTTGTCACAGTGTAACATTTTACAAAACTATGTAACTAAGTTAATCATGTGGTTCCAACTCCTACTGTAAATTCCTCCTAGTATGACATTATCAGTATAATTACATTACATGAGGTAATATAATGTGATTTAATGTGTCTCCTGCATCTGTGTTTATTGGGGTCTGTGACTCACGTTGAATGACAACAGAGGTGGTGTAGAGGATAGCTACAGCTCTTTCCCATCTTTGGCACTTTCTGCTGTAGATACTAATCTCTGTCTATTCCCACTGCATCACAAATGGCGTTAAACACTGTAATCATAGCCAATCTGTTTTGGATGATCTCTGCTTTGGACAATCATCATGTCCTCTGCCTTGATGTGACAGCATGGGTGCATATGGGATGTTTAAACAAGAAGATTCCACGAGCAGCTGGTGTTTACAGTACGTCCTTATCAGCTCAGGGGTGTGTGGCTTTAGTGAAGGACtttccttctccttcttctgcTGTGCCAGAGGGATCACTGGGGAGTGTGTGGACATAATGCTGCTGGCTCTAAACCCTTTCCCTTTCCCTCAACCCTGTCACATTTCTCTGAAAGGGGGATTAGTTAGTGCACAGCAGCAGGGATAACGTTCACCACCATCTTCCTGCTGGCCTTCCCGGGTGCGGGGGTCCGGCGGGATGCCTTCTCCAGCACACGTGTGGCCTCGCGGAGAGCCCTCTCCGTCCTCTCTGCCCGCTGGCCCCCAGCCTGGGCCAGATGTCCAGGAGGCttggcctcctcctccttctcctgtgGGGGTAATCCGGCTACTGACACTGCTGGGGCTGGAGCTTGGGATGGGGCTGATCGGCCCTGATCCTCTTCCAGCCGAGGGATCCTACGCAAGCGAGGCCTGGCACGACCAGGGCTGCCCTCAACTAGGCTGCTGCATTCGGAGGAGGTGGGTGCGCAACCTTTGCCCACTTGGGCGTCCTGGGCCAGGCGAGACGGGGAGACGGCCAGGGACAGAGGGCCGCATTTTTTCGTGGACGGGGTCGGGGGGGGCGTGGAGCTGATGAAGTTCTCCTGCTCTCTGCCGGGGGACTTCTGACGGGGGCGCTCCGCTTGAGGGACTGGGAGGAGGAGGGTCTTGGCTCCCACCccagactgctgctgctgctgttggtggGGGTTAGGGGCTGCTGCTTTGGGGAACTCCACAACGGGCCGCATGCGACACAGTGGGGGCCTCTCAGGGGACCTGGCCGGACTGGCCTCCCGCGCTGGACACGCCTTCACCTTCCTGGGGCAGGCCTCGGTCCCCCCGAGCCCCTCCAGCTTCCGCACGCCCACC
This genomic interval carries:
- the LOC121695351 gene encoding serine/arginine repetitive matrix protein 1; the encoded protein is MIRQRQQKPEMLATVMPTRPEEPLTLAGRNAMTQRNGPNLQPLAKSGRHRKTPALHLSSAPCQDEAAQKSQRPDPQAQPQTAEVDRELENLPPPTRRPLKLAPLPPAPASELKDTQQPAKARGGGRTTAAAVPPPPEPKVGVRKLEGLGGTEACPRKVKACPAREASPARSPERPPLCRMRPVVEFPKAAAPNPHQQQQQQSGVGAKTLLLPVPQAERPRQKSPGREQENFISSTPPPTPSTKKCGPLSLAVSPSRLAQDAQVGKGCAPTSSECSSLVEGSPGRARPRLRRIPRLEEDQGRSAPSQAPAPAVSVAGLPPQEKEEEAKPPGHLAQAGGQRAERTERALREATRVLEKASRRTPAPGKASRKMVVNVIPAAVH